The genomic region agcacttggaaatgtctacaatatgccttggtatgttgcttgggctcccacaccttcaaatagcCAGTTGGGTGatgtatttataggccccaactcaattaTAGCCGTTGGAGGAAAAACTGCAGCCTCTGCggcacgccggacagtccggtgccctgtctggtgcgccactagcCGTTGGATCTGCCAGTCGACCCTTGGCGCTGTCAGCCTTTGCACCGGATAGTCTAGTgtggcaccggacaatccgggccctcctccacagtgccaccaggaactagccgttgggctactgttctctggtgcaccggagagtccgatgtgccaccgcacAGTCCGCTAGTGGCAACACAtttcttcgtttcttggactttgcttgatattCTTTGATCTTTACtcgtgatcttcataatgtcttcttttgaggtgttgctttcctcaatgccttagtccaagtcacttttagcatcatgtgaactacaaacataaacactagcaaacatattagtccataggttatgttgatcatcaaacaccaaaacctcttgagctaaatggcccggggtccattttccttgcaCATCAAAACACTTGATTAAATTTTATCGTACTCAAATGTTAATTATCCATTTGTGTCACTATTTTCATTATTTGAAAGTGTTATTTTCCTCTCTAATGAATTTAGCAACTAAAGTGAAATTGattttaattgatggatttagTGTGTTACAAATACTTTGTCCAATTTTATGCTTCATCCTTTGGACTATAAATTAAAATTAGCAAGAATGTTAGTCCAATTGGTCATCAAACGCATGCTTGTTGTCCACATGAAACCATGCTTTTGCTAAAATAATGTATCAAATTATTAAACTAAAGGCACAATACCCTGAACATAGAATCCATCCAATTTGAATGGACAATGCTCCTAAATTTTCCTCCCTTGCTTTCAACGATTATTGCATGGCTTTAGTGATTCAAATACAACACTCAGTCCCATATATTCATACCTAGATTGGTTTACCAGAATCTTTTGTTAAAAGAATAAAGCTCATTTTATGTTCATTATTAATTAATTTCTCTTTGCTTACATAGTGTTGGGGGTGACATAATTTTATACGCTGCTGACCTATCATGACCGACTACATGTCATGAATCCTCTCCCATGTAGTCGGTAAGAGCAGACCCTCTTAGGATTTTCCACTTGTGTAAATTTAGATGTGTTGTTTACATACCAATATCACCACCACAACATACCTATATGCTTCCCACAAAAAATAGGGATTTATGGGGGTCACCAATCTTTGTCCATAATAAAGTATTTAGAACCCTTAACGGATGATCTATTTATTGTTCGATCACTGATTGCATTTTTAATGAAGAACACCTCCTGACATTAGGGGAAGATTTTAAGTACTAGAAAGGAGAATACCAAGAAATTTATTAGGATACAAAGAGTATCTCCTCCTTAAATCCCCATACTAAAGACACTAAACTTCAAGTTAAGAAAATTATAGGTTTACAAAATATTGCAAATAACCTAGCTGGTGCATTTACTGATTACAAAGGTATGATGGAGTATTTTGTTCCTCCAAGGAATGTGCCTAAAAGAGTGAAGGTACCAAATAAAACCACTCAAAACCTTTCTTCAAATAAGAGGGCATTAAGTAAGACATCCAAAAAGGATCATCTTCTTCAAAGGGGAGAAAGACAGTCAACAAGAAGTTGATGAAACTCAAAGTTGACCTGATCAATAACCCTCTTCGTATGTGTGTGTGGTCGAAGTAGGAATATCGAAAAACTCAATGACCATGGATATGAGAAATCCTGATGAGTCCTTAAGGGTGAATGAACTTGCTACTAGTTACATTGAGACTAGCAAAACCTTTGATCCCAAGGCTACTATCGTCGACGTCTATTTATCTAATCAAGTTGCTGGAATTCTTAGAGATCTAGTTCTTAAATCTATGGCAGAGTGTAGAAAACACTGAGACTAGAATCAATGCAATGAAGCTATTGAAAAATAAATTGCCTCACTTTATAaaagagaagtattctcagaagtGATTTTAACACCTTGAGACACCTTCCTTGTTGGATACAAATGGTTTTTTGTTTGTAAgcgaaacaaaaataacaaatggtGAGATAACGCATGGCTAGCAAAACAAGGCTTCACATAAAAGTCCGACATCAATTATAATAAAACATATCCCCCAGTAATGAGTGTCATAACCTCCTAATACTTAATATAACTGGTAGCACAAAATCATCTACCATCGTAGTTGATGGACGTAGTAACCGTATGTTTATATGAGTCACCAGATTTAGAAGTTTACATGAAGGTTCTATATGAAATAAATATACAGAATCCAATGACAAATCATAACATGTATTATGTAAAATTGCAAAAATCATTATATGGCTTAAAGCGGTTAGGGTGGATATGGTACAATTGATTTAGTGAATCCCTCTCCCTTAAGGGATACACTAAAAATATGATTTCATGTGTGTTTTCATTAAGAAATCTCCTATAGGATTTCACATTGTTTTAGTGTATGCTGATGATCTCAATATTACCAGAAATGAAAATGATTTAAATGAAGCACGTCATCATTTAAGGACGAAAGTTAAGATGAAGGATTTGGGTCAAACTAAATTTTACTTAGGTTTACAGTTTGAGAATTTACCTTCAAGAATTTTTGTACATCAATCAACTTGTAACCAAAAAGTATTAGGAAAATTAAATATGAATAACGCATATCCAACCAAAACTCCTATAATTGTGAGATATCTTGACATGAATAAAGATCCTTTTCTGCCTAAAGATGAAGTACAAGAGATTTTGGGATGTGATTTTCCATATCTCAATGCCATTAGAGCACTAATGTATCTAGAATAATACTTTGTTGAACATTGCATATGTAGTGAACATACTTGCGAGATATAGTGCAACTCTTACCAAGCGTCATTGTTCTAGAATTAAGAACATATTTAGATATATTAATAGCACAAGATACATTGGTCTTTTCTATGGAAGAAACAAAAACCCTACTTTAGTAGGATATACAAATACTGACTATTTATCTAATCCCTATAATGCCAAATCATAAACCAGTTTTGTATATTTACAAGGTGGAACCGCTATCCCATAGAACTCCTCCAAACAAACTGCATTAGTTACTTCCACTAATGATTCTTAAATTATTGCATTATATGAAGCTTCTAAAGAACGTGTTTGACTTCGCAGAACATAACTCATTTTTTGTGGTATTGGTCCAATTAATTAACCAACCATATTTTATGTTGCATGTGTTGTTTAGATAGAGGCAAATTATATTAAGAGTAATATTACAAGGCATATTGCCTCAAAAGTGTTTTATCCTCATGAATATATTGCAAACTAAGTATTGTGATAAAATTACTAATTTATTCACAAAATCATTAACACATTCCACATTTTTCAAAATATGTTAAAAGAATAGGTATGAGACAACTTAAAGATTTACAAGAATCAAGAGGAGTGTCACTCACAAAAATATAACCTAGTTAAcattactgttgggggtctttttcttacgaaggtcctcaaaacaccaAGATAATGGTTGTTTTCTAATATATTTTTAAGTATTATAAGTACCCTTGCTCAGAGTACCTTCGGATGGATTAGTTAGAGGGAAAGAAGCATGATTCGGAATATTACTGTGAAGGAACAATGGACAAAACACGAAGTACGGTGAAGTTGAAGTTCTCACAAAAGTGATGAAGGGAAAAGACAACTTCACCCTCATTGTGTAGTATATCTCAAATGTATAGTCTTGAGGGTGTGAATTATAATTTCATCAAAGTTGTAccccgtgactataaataggtaaataatgtcATGCATAACCTCACTTTTGGAGGGCCTTAAGCTTCACTTTGCTTAACTTTCAGAGTACCTTCGAGCTATATTGTGCAAAGAAGCCGAAGGTATATTTCTGAACTTATGTATACGAAGAAAGATGGAATAAATAATGCTAAGGCTCACGAGATGAGTTTTATACTTTATTGTTCATTATTATCTTGTTTAATATTATTTTATTCACATCTACTTTTAAAGACCTTTGTTCTCAAACTAACACTCCAAATTTTGGAGTGATAACTTAAGGACGAAAGTCTAGATTTTTTTTAACTTGTGTTGTTTGTTTTTGATGCTATACTCTTTTCAATATATGAAATTTTCTATATACTATACTCTTTTCAATATATGATTTTTTCACTTAGAGGTTTTATCGCATGAAGTTTTTAGTGAGGTGAAATCAACATAGGATATATATGTCATATCATCTATTTTTCGCACATGGTTTTTAAGATCATATTAGAAATTAAATAGTTATATATTCCAAGTTGATCTCAACAAAAATGGATTTGATTAAGGATGGTATTAAAAGAAATTAACATTTGATGATCTCATCAGCATAAATGAAGAACAGACACATTTTCAAGAAGACATCAGTTCATGAACCAATGTCTTTTGATCTCTCTCACTTTATAATAATCGAACGGGTAAACAAACCATTTGTTGTCCGTTCCTAGTCTCTCTATATATTTGACTATTAGGACTTTTTCGGTTATTCTTATCTCATATCCCATATAGATTAGATGAGATTAGGAAAAAATTATGAAAGATTTTGACTTATTTTGAATTTAAATCCACCCAATCTCATCCAATCTAGGCCTTGTTCAGTTATTACTATATCACATAGATTGTATGTAATTAAAAAATTAGtagagattttgacttactatgGATTGAAATCTATCTAATCATCTCGGATTCATATGAATTGGAGAGAAAACGAACAGGTCTCTACAAAGATTGAGAGCAAAAGTAAAAAGCGTTTTACGGGATAAACAAGATATTCACCATCTACTTTGCGCTCTCAATCATTTTAATGAAAAAATAATAAAACAcacatagagagagagagagaggagcttCAGCCTCGAAAGCAACCCAAAACTCGCAGCAACGAATTGGGCATATTCGCCCCACCTGCACCCCCACTTTTGGCACTTTCCCTTCCGGCCCCCTCTCCTCGGCGCGATCTAAATCCGGTCCGGCGATGGACGGCGGGGGGCAGCCCCCGGACACGGAGATGACAGACGCCGGCTTGGGCGGCGGggggcagccgccgccgccgccgcagcagcCGGCGGGCGGGGCCGGGATGATGGAGAACATCCACGCGACGCTCAGCCACGGTGGCCGCTTCATCCAGTACAACATCTTCGGCAACGTGTTCGAGGTCACCTCCAAGTACAAGCCCCCCATCCTCCCCATCGGCAAGGGCGCCTACGGCATCGTCTGGTCCGCCCGCCCTCCCCTCACTCCGATTCGCATCGTTTGTTGTGCGACTGACTGGCCTTCTGATTTGTGACCTGCCCAGCTCGGCGCTCAACTCCGAGACGGCAGAGCAGGTGGCCATCAAGAAGATCGCCAACGCCTTCGACAACAAGATCGATGCCAAGCGCACGCTCCGCGAGATCAAGCTGCTCCGCCACATGGACCACGAGAATGTCAGTCGCCTGAGCCACCCCCGATCCGTCCAGCGGTCCTAGAATTTCCTTTTTTTTAGCGAGGAGCATACCGGAGATCCTCGTTAAATGCTCGCCTTTTGGTCGCATTGAATTTTGGTGGAGGTCGGGGTTAGTTACTTAAACGGTTGACTTCGTTCGCGACAGCTCGCCTAGCCTAGGAGAACATCCCCTCCCTCGTCTTGGCTGGGAGGTGAAGTTCGGGAATACCAATCGTAGCCATGCCTTTTGAGGAGCCAACCACCTTTTGGGATGCTTTTCATTGTGTTCTTGAAAAACTTGAGGGCAGAAATGACGAGACAATCTGGAGCAGCAGTGCATGGTGCTCCTGCCTGCTGATGTCAAAAGTGAGTGGGTCACTTGAGGACCAACCTAGTGCTTGCCTTTTTGCTAGATCATCCCAATGGGATGGGAATATAGTGGCGGATACTCGGTTGGTAGGACACTAGGGTCTTGTGTTAGTAAGTACTGGAAAGACTTCTGTAGACTTTTTGGTATGTTTGCTGATTTTGGACCTTTAATGCGAAGGAGGAAGGACTAAGTCACAGCATTCCCAATTTTGTTGGATTTGGCCAGTCTATGCATATGGTCGAAGAATCGTTTTTAGCATGTCATAGTGTATGTTTTTCATGTCGGAATGTGAAAGGCGGTTACAAGAATGGCCTGCCGTTACAACTTGGAACCTGTTGCATGTTTGGAAGTGAGCTGAAATAAGTTGGATTACGATTAGTAGATTTGTAACTGCTAAATCATTATCTTGATAAATTAAGTAAGCTGACATGAGCCATTTGCACGAATGTTGTGTCTTCCTGTTCCTTTCAGTTGTTCGATGGTTATGCGTAGGAGCAAATCTTCGGAATTCAGATTAGGCAAGGTGCGCTTAGTAGTTAATTAATGTACGTGATTGAGACCGTGTGCATCCTTGGTCAGCTACTTATACCTTGACTTTACTTAACGTGGTAAAACAACATAGAAAAGGGAAAACTGCATGCTTTTCTCTACCTTGTCTATATTAACGAGTAATGTACAGCAAAATTTTAAAATTAAGGACAAAAGGCTGTGTCTTATTTTTGCATTATACAAGCGTTGCATAAATGCTCACTTCGTTTAGCTGTATGCCTTTGCTATACTACAGGGTGGCTTGAATGAAGTGTGTGCTTTTCAGCCTGCCCTGAGCTGTTGACTTAAGTTCAACTTGAGCTCGATGTGATGTACCTTTGAGACATAAATTCATTTTTTTGGTGCAGATTGTTGCAATAAGAGATATCATACCTCCTCCATTGAGGGAGGCATTCAATGATGTGTATATTGCCTATGAATTGATGGATACTGATCTGCATCAAATTATTCGTTCAAATCAAGCTTTGTCAGAGGAGCACTGTCAGGTACTTGTTTCATTCCATCTAAGAAATGCTTCTTGATATTTTTTTTTGCTATTGCGTGGAATTAGCTCGAAATCTGTTATGTTGTTCTGTTTCTGTGAATTGCTTGTTTAACTAGGATATGTTCAAATTTAATTTATCCTGAGGTGTCAGGACATTTGAATATTGAGTATTGACCTAGTAGAACATAAAGTATCAATCACTGTTGATACATATTTGGAGGTTTTCAAGTATTGAGAATTTGACTTGTACAAATCAGATCCATTGTTTTCGGTGGAGTCTCCTATTGCTCAGTGGCCAGTGCTTTTAATGTGCCACAAGTAGGCAGCGTTGTTAAAACACATATATGCTTATATGCAATACATCAAGACTCATTTTATTTGTGACTTCAAGAGAATCTGCTGCAGCCTGTTCGAAGATGGCATAATATGTACAATTAAACAAATGTAACTGTTAAACAAATGTAATGAGTTAAAACTAATAATTGTTAGAAGATGGCATAGCCATCTCTTTCTCATGTTTGTAAGCTACAGATGCATTGGTGTTGTTAAGACGATATGAAATTATGGATCCTTGAACATAAGTTTATTCCTGATACCTTGTGTTATGATTTCGTTTCTTGCTTATTGAGATGCTTGTTTCATACTAGTAAAGTCTTTCTTATTTGACACTATACATGTGGCTTTCTTGCCAGCCATATCCATGTCACGTTTTTGCATAGAAAGGCTTGATTTGGGGTTGTGCCTGAGAATTCATGCTGCATTTCTGCATTTTGAGTGGGATTGCAGCACTTTAACCTATTTCCTTGCCCAAGTTATCAGATCATAACTCCCCATTCTATTTGTTAATGTCTATTTTGTTCTGAGGCACATTCATGTTTTGTGAAATTGTTTGGTTGTATTTACTTTTCTTTGCAGTATTTTCTTTATCAAATTCTTCGTGGCTTGAAGTATATACATTCAGCAAATGTCCTTCACCGTGACTTGAAGCCTAGCAATCTTCTTTTGAATGCAAACTGTGACCTCAAGATATGTGATTTTGGGCTTGCTCGCACCACCTCAGAAACTGATTTTATGACTGAATATGTTGTCACAAGATGGTATAGAGCACCAGAGCTTTTATTGAACTCCTCTGAATATACTGCTGCCATTGATGTGTGGTCTGTGGGCTGTATATTTATGGAACTGATGGACCGAAAACCCTTGTTTCCTGGAAGAGATCATGTCCATCAGCTACGTCTACTAATGGAGGTGAGTACTTAGTAATGATATCATATTACCGTATTATACTTCGGCATCATTGTTGCTTCATGATAGTAGTGAGCTAGTAGATATTGGATACATCAATTCACTCACTCCAAGCCATCTACCCACCATCTTCACTCGTATTAAGACCTGCTCGTTTATGTATTATTCACATGCAGTACAGTAATGGTTGAGGTGTTGAAAGGCTGGCACTACAAATATGTATGTAATGGTTTTGTGTGGTCTTAAAGAGCAAACATCATATGAGTTGTCACGATTGAatgtaaaaataataataaacatAATATAACCCCATAGATACTTGCTGTTTTCCGTATACCAGCTGTCATGTAAATCTAGCCATGCATAAGAAATTCTTCATATTAATCCAAGTCCAAGGCTCAGTAGAGAATttaatattttttttaaaaaaaatattgtGCACTTTGTTTCATGTTTAATTTCTCACCCTATTTCTTTCATGCAGCTCATTGGAACACCGAATGAGGCTGATCTTGATTTTGTAAATGAAAATGCAAGAAGATATATCCGCCAACTTCCCTGTCATGCTAGACAGTCCTTCCCTGAAAAATTTCCACATGTACAACCTTTAGCAATTGACCTAGTGGAAAAGATGCTAACTTTTGATCCTAGACAGAGAATAACTGGTAACACTTTTGAAGGCTTGTCCATCTTTTGtttctatatatatatttttGAAGCTTTCTTTATTTCAAAATGTTGTTTTTGCCATAAATAGTCACCATTCCACTTCGAAAATAGCAAGTGCACTTATGGCATCTTTTGTCAGATCGTGTTTCAAATGTTGGAAACACATGTCTTTTATTAGCACACTATTCTTCCTAATTTGCTGATTGTGTCACCAAATTTGAAGTTGTTAAATTCTCCCTTTTTATTCTTATCTCCTTTTCATTTAACAGTTGAAGGCGCACTTGCACACCCTTACTTGGCATCACTTCATGACATAAGTGATGAGCCAGTCTGCTCAATGCCCTTCAGCTTCGACTTCGAGCAGCATGCATTATCTGAAGAACAGATGAAGGATCTGATCTACCAAGAGGCTCTTGCATTCAACCCAGATTACCAGTAGCCAAAGTTCGGTTCCAGCCGGGTGATTGCCTTCATTGACATGGAGATTTTTATCCCACCTGATGTCACTGCAAAAAGTCCCCAACTCCGATTGCTAGCTGTAAATAATTGCCTTCCCCGAAGACCCCCCATTCCTTCCTTGATTAAAAAAAAGCAGGAGACGGTGCCATTCAAGGGTAGAAAAGAGCGAGCTTGTGAAGGTCAAATTTCTGCGCAGCTATGGATTCTTGTGCTTACAATATGTTGTTTTTAATCAGGCtttcctttctttttcttcttaagtACTTCTCGGTGTTGTCTGTAAGAGAGGTAGCTCATGAACGATGGCTGCCTGAATTCAGTGGCTGTCGTCAAAGTTAACAGTTCTAGTCGACTTAAGAATTCTTGTTTTATCTACTTCATTGTTTATATAAAAGGACCTGTATCTCCGACGTTGCCTGCGAGAACAATGGCTGAGTGAGACCCTGTGGTTGCGATTGGGCATCAGGTTTCATTCAGCCTGGGGTCAGGGTTACCTAGCCGGCGATTTGTTGTTCCCAGACTAGCCTAAATCGCGTTGACATCGTCACCCGATTGGGTATGAGCCATCGGTATCCTATATGACAATTTATGTTAGCATGTATCAACTCTGAATGATATTGGAGAATCATATTGATCCAGTGAACGATGTGAGGGCCGTAGATAAGAGGAAATGTAAGGTCTATTCAAATGCCATTAGTGTGACAAATAAGGGTGTATTTGGTTCAGCTTCTTGAACCAAATAAAGTCTACAACGCCTTCTTCACAAAAGCACAGAGGATGAGGAAGCCAGCACAAGGCGAAGGCAGAGCAGGTCAGGACCAAGACACCACCAACAGCAGATGCAACAGCAGACGAGTCAGTATATATACACCACCAACATACCAGCCTCCATTAGTAGATACAGCAGCAACAAACCAGCTAGTAGGTACAATAGGAGATACaactcaaacaccacatcctccaGTAGTAGAAGAGGCTGCACCAGCTGATCAGCCTGAAACAGACAAACAGTAGAACAGGATGCATCAGCTGAACAAGCAATAGTAGAACAGCCTGAAGAAAATGTACAAGAAGCTTCACCTGAGCATGTAGCACAAGAGGAGCATCAACAACCATCTCAAGCACACAAGGCACCAGGCCAACAGGCCATCCCAGCTACGCCTCTAACCCCACCACACTCACCAACAACAGTTCCAGCAATTTCAGACGATCCTCGGTAATAATTACAAAGCTACCCAGTAACAACTACAGTTTGCCTCCGTCCACAAATGTTGGTCGCTAGGTATTTGTGTCAGTCAAAATTTCTTAAGTTCGACTAGATTTATAAAATATATTAGTAACATTTGTATCTTCGAATAATTGTACTATAAAAATAGATTTAAAGATCTATCTAATGATACTAATTATGTACTATAAATATTAATAATTTCTTATATAAATATGATCAAAGTTAAAAATAGTTGACTCCTCGATAATAGTATCTATGTAATGATACTAATTGTGGACGGAGGGGAGTATAAAATATTTAGTAATACTTATAAAATGTCCAGTAATTAATATAAAGTGTTCAGTAATAAGTGCATTATGATCAGTAATAAATTTTAAACGTCCAATAATAACTATATAGTTCGAGTCATTACACCACATCGTCTTCTGTTAATGATTCGTTTTGGTCATCATCTGAAGTTGCACAACTTTTCACACGACCTGTCCCTTTAGGCCTACCTCTCTGTCTTTTGATTACATATTTTTTGTGATCGTTCACACATGTTGATGCATTTGCCCCTAGTCATATAGGCCATATTTCCCGtactttcttcttttcttctgcAATGCAGCTGGGGAATATTTTCTTCACCTGGCAAAAAATTCTTCCTGTCGCCTTTTGTTGTCAATACTGGTGGCACGGACGCTGAGACGATAATATCATCTTCTCTGTTTGACATAGCGTGAGTCTAGTTCACAGTACTTGGTATATGGTCTTCCAGAATAACGTCTGGTGGTATAACTTTCAGTACCACGGGTGCATCTTATATCATCCTTCTAGCTCTATGTATTGCCTGTTTTGTTAAGCAAATGAAAATCGAGGTAGTCAATAATAATTATAGACAGTCAGATAGTCAGCGACTAACTCCAGTAGCTTTTCTATACCCTAATGATATTCAAACTATATTCTACAAACAATACAATGTacagtgcaaaacagtgttttgggTGACCATATACCATATGCGTGCAATGTATACATCCATATGGTCACCAAAACATTGTTTTACACTATACATTACACTGTCTGTAGAGTGTGGTTTGAATATGTCATATGGGTAAACTGATGGAGGTAGTCTAACCTACCACATCGCCTGTGAAGAGCTTCGGGTTCTCGCTGGGATCCCTTCTGCCACCTACCGCCCTCGCCAGCGTCGACGACCCCATCGCCATATCCTATTTAGGCTTTTGAATTTAAAAATGATTTAGAGCCTAACTGTGTAGTGGCTAGAAAATAAGCTATAGGCTCACGAGCCAGCTTAAACTCAGAGCGACTCGCGAGCCTCGAATAAACCGATTCGAGCCTAATTTTTGGGCTCGTCGTTGAAGCGAGCTGAGCCAACTCGCGAGCCGCGTCAACTGTGCTGAATTAA from Zea mays cultivar B73 chromosome 6, Zm-B73-REFERENCE-NAM-5.0, whole genome shotgun sequence harbors:
- the LOC100286386 gene encoding mitogen-activated protein kinase 1 isoform X1; amino-acid sequence: MDGGGQPPDTEMTDAGLGGGGQPPPPPQQPAGGAGMMENIHATLSHGGRFIQYNIFGNVFEVTSKYKPPILPIGKGAYGIVCSALNSETAEQVAIKKIANAFDNKIDAKRTLREIKLLRHMDHENIVAIRDIIPPPLREAFNDVYIAYELMDTDLHQIIRSNQALSEEHCQYFLYQILRGLKYIHSANVLHRDLKPSNLLLNANCDLKICDFGLARTTSETDFMTEYVVTRWYRAPELLLNSSEYTAAIDVWSVGCIFMELMDRKPLFPGRDHVHQLRLLMELKAHLHTLTWHHFMT
- the LOC100286386 gene encoding Mitogen-activated protein kinase 1, producing the protein MDGGGQPPDTEMTDAGLGGGGQPPPPPQQPAGGAGMMENIHATLSHGGRFIQYNIFGNVFEVTSKYKPPILPIGKGAYGIVCSALNSETAEQVAIKKIANAFDNKIDAKRTLREIKLLRHMDHENIVAIRDIIPPPLREAFNDVYIAYELMDTDLHQIIRSNQALSEEHCQYFLYQILRGLKYIHSANVLHRDLKPSNLLLNANCDLKICDFGLARTTSETDFMTEYVVTRWYRAPELLLNSSEYTAAIDVWSVGCIFMELMDRKPLFPGRDHVHQLRLLMELIGTPNEADLDFVNENARRYIRQLPCHARQSFPEKFPHVQPLAIDLVEKMLTFDPRQRITVEGALAHPYLASLHDISDEPVCSMPFSFDFEQHALSEEQMKDLIYQEALAFNPDYQ